TGATTGATTTAAAATATGAATGCACATTTAAAACTAATCTAAAATTAGAAAAAGAGAAAGTTGTCCAAAATATTTATGATGAATTGCAAAAACAAAGACAAAATGATTTGTACCGAGGATCAACTTCATTGGGACCACATCATGACGATATGCAGTTTTTCCTTAATAATAAACAGGCTAAATTAGTCGCTTCACAGGGTCAGACACGATCAATAGTATTAGCATTAAAGTTGGCAGAATTAGAATGCTTAACTGAGAAAACAGGCATAAGGCCGGTTTTATTATTGGATGATGTTATGTCTGAATTAGATCAAAATCGACGTAATGCTCTTATAGGAGCTATGAAATCAGCACAGGTATTTGTTACTTGTACAGAACCTGATCAAGTTGAAGAATTTTCTTTTTCAAAAAATACGGATAAATCTTCAATAAAATACTTTAATATTGATAACGGTAAATTTATTAAATAAAGGGAAATATGGTATAATACGATGTATATTCATATAGGTGGCGAATATCAATTGCCGAGAAAATTAATTATTGCAATTATCGATATAGAACAGACAAAAAGTTTAGATAAAGGCAGTATTAATGAGTTTTTTTTAGCACTAGCTGAAAAAAATGATATGGTTGAATTGATTGACGTAGATCTACCTAAATCAATTGTTATAACTTTAGAGAAAGTATACTTAAGTCCAATTTCGGCTTCAACTTTAAGACGCAGATTAAAGTCTGATAAGATGATATTACCGGAAAATACCATTGATTAAGGTATGTGCTATAGTATGTTTACATAGAAACAGGAGAAAGTAATGGCTAAAGATATTAAAAAAACTGATGATAACCGTGAAAATGATGAATTTTTGAGTGAAAATGAGGAAAATAGCGATAGGTTAATTAACTTAGCTGATAATCCGTGTGCTTTAGTTGAAGATTTTTCCGAAAAAAATGATTTTGCTGAATTAGAAAAAAATCAAGATGAATTTGATACATCTAATAATTCTAAATATAGTGAAAGCGATATTCAAGTTTTGGAAGGTTTAGAGGCTGTTCGTAAACGTCCGGGAATGTATATAGGTGACACTACATTAAGAGGTTTACATCATCTTGTATATGAAATTGTTGCTAATTCAGTAGATGAAGCCTTGGCAGGTCGTTGCGATATGATTTATTTGACTATAAATCATGATGGAAGCATTACTGTTGAAGATGATGGAAGTGGAATTCCAATAGGAATTCATCCAACTAAAGGTATACCTACTGTTGAAGTTGTTCATACTATCCTACATGCCGGAGGAAAATTTGGTGGCGGAGCTTATAGTGTTTCCGGTGGCCTTCATGGAGTTGGTGCTTCGGTAGTTAATGCACTATCTGAGTGGATGGATGTGTATGTAAAACGTGAAGGCAATATTTATAAAATTTCATTTGCCAGAGGAGTTGTTACCGAACCACTAAAAATAATTGGCCACTGTCCAATTAATGAAACTGGAACAAAGACAGTTTTTATGCCTGATAAAGAAATTTTTCCAGATATTCATTTCAACTATGACAATATGTTAACAAGGTATAGGGAGATGGCTTTCCTTAATAAAGAAATTACTATTGTTTTCAGAGATGAACGTCCGGAAGAAGAAGTAGTAGAAAAAGTGTTGCATTATGATGGAGGAATAATTTCTTTTGTTGAGTATATGAACTTACATAAAGAACCTCTTTTCCCTAAGCCCATTTACTTTGCTAGTAGCATAAATAATTCTTATGTTGAAGTAGCTTTACAGTACAATAATACTTATGCTGAAAATATTTATTCATATGCAAACAATATTGCTACACCAGAAGGAGGCACACATTTAACAGGATTTAAATCAGCTATTACAAAAGTAATAAATGATTACGCAAGAAAATACGGTTTTCTTAAGACGAATGACAAAAACTTACAAGGTGAGGATTGTCGCGAAGGTTTAACATGTATTGTAAGCGTTAAACTACCTGAACCTCAATTTGAAGGTCAAACTAAGTCTAAACTTGGTAATAGTGAAATGCGCACCTTAGTAGAATCCATGATAAATGATAAATTTCCGGTATTTTTAGAGGAAAATCCGGCAATTGCTAAAATTATTATGGAAAAATGTATTTCTGCTTCTCGGGCTCGGGATGCTGCAAAAAAGGCACGAGAAATGACACGCAGAAAAAATACTTTTGACAGCGTTTCACTTCCCGGTAAGTTAGTGGATTGTCAGGAAAATGATCCAACATTATGTGAAATATTCATTGTTGAGGGTGACTCTGCCGGAGGAAATGCCAAAGGCGGTCGTGAAAGAAAATATCAAGCAATATTACCGTTGTGGGGTAAAATGCTCAATGTTGAAAGATCTCGAGTTGATAAGGTTTACAACAATTCAAAATTATCTCCTATAGTAATGGCTCTAGGAACCGGTATCGGTGATGAATTTGATTTGAATAAATTACGTTATAATAAGGTTATAATTATGGCAGATGCTGATGTTGATGGTGCACACATTCGTACTCTCCTTTTGACTTTTTTCTTCCGGCATATGAAACCTTTAGTTGAAAAAGGACACGTTTTTATTGCCTGCCCACCATTATTTAAAGTAGAAAATGATAATCAAGTTTTTTATGCGTATGATGAAGCCGGCGTTGAAAAAATAAAGCAAGAACAAGGATGGGATAAACCTAAATTGCAGCGTTACAAAGGATTAGGCGAAATGGATGCAGAACAATTATGGGAAACAACGATGAATCCAGCTACGAGAAAATTATTAAGAGTCGATCTGGAAGATGCACAAAGTGCAGATCAGACTTTTAATTTATTGATGGGCGAAGAAGTAAAACCCAGAAAAGATTTTATTCAAGCCAATGCGAAATATGCTTTACTTGATAATTAATTTTGATGGTAAATAAAAAGGTTGTGAACTACTAAAAAATAAGAGTGAGAAGTTGAAAATTTCTCACTCTTATCTTATTTTTAGTTTGTTTTATTTTTAGTTGTTATTATTTTCCAAAATTTCTAGGATTCTTTCCCGGTCATCAGCTGAATAATAGCTAATTACAATTCTTCCTTTATTGTTTTTTTCACGAAGTTGAACCTTTGTTCCAAGTGACTTGGTAAGCAAGTCTTCAATTTCTTGCAAGCTTAATCTGTAAGCTTCACTTTGCGCATCTATTTCTTTTGGAGGAGTTAGTGCCTTTTTTATCTTTTTTTCAATATCCCGTACTGAAAGATCTTTATTTATCGCTTCTTCAGCCAAACTTAATTGTAGTTCTTCGTTTTTTATTGCCACCAAGGCACGAGCATGGCCAGCTGATAAATCATCTTGGATTACCAAAGATTGGACAGATTGTGGTAAGCTTAGTAATCTTAAAGTATTCGCAATCGAAGAACGTGATTTACCAACACGAGCTGAAACTTCTTCCTGAGTTAATTTGTGTTCATCCATAAGACGTGTTAGTGCTTCGGCCTCTTCAATAGCGTTCAAGTCTTGCCGTTGTATATTTTCAATTAAAGCTTGTTCTAATACTTCAGACTCAGTCAATTCCCTGATTAAAATTGGAACTTCTT
This is a stretch of genomic DNA from Mageeibacillus indolicus UPII9-5. It encodes these proteins:
- a CDS encoding ParB/RepB/Spo0J family partition protein, with the translated sequence MTKLPKGEKNKFSGLGRGLGALLNNEATNSLLRETDNQNESSSYKTNDDNNQRKESLFEKNKVYNVNINFVMPNENQPRKFFDKIKLEELANSIKNNGIIQPILVTKVAKDKYKIIAGERRWRAARLLGLKEVPILIRELTESEVLEQALIENIQRQDLNAIEEAEALTRLMDEHKLTQEEVSARVGKSRSSIANTLRLLSLPQSVQSLVIQDDLSAGHARALVAIKNEELQLSLAEEAINKDLSVRDIEKKIKKALTPPKEIDAQSEAYRLSLQEIEDLLTKSLGTKVQLREKNNKGRIVISYYSADDRERILEILENNNN
- the gyrB gene encoding DNA topoisomerase (ATP-hydrolyzing) subunit B; this translates as MAKDIKKTDDNRENDEFLSENEENSDRLINLADNPCALVEDFSEKNDFAELEKNQDEFDTSNNSKYSESDIQVLEGLEAVRKRPGMYIGDTTLRGLHHLVYEIVANSVDEALAGRCDMIYLTINHDGSITVEDDGSGIPIGIHPTKGIPTVEVVHTILHAGGKFGGGAYSVSGGLHGVGASVVNALSEWMDVYVKREGNIYKISFARGVVTEPLKIIGHCPINETGTKTVFMPDKEIFPDIHFNYDNMLTRYREMAFLNKEITIVFRDERPEEEVVEKVLHYDGGIISFVEYMNLHKEPLFPKPIYFASSINNSYVEVALQYNNTYAENIYSYANNIATPEGGTHLTGFKSAITKVINDYARKYGFLKTNDKNLQGEDCREGLTCIVSVKLPEPQFEGQTKSKLGNSEMRTLVESMINDKFPVFLEENPAIAKIIMEKCISASRARDAAKKAREMTRRKNTFDSVSLPGKLVDCQENDPTLCEIFIVEGDSAGGNAKGGRERKYQAILPLWGKMLNVERSRVDKVYNNSKLSPIVMALGTGIGDEFDLNKLRYNKVIIMADADVDGAHIRTLLLTFFFRHMKPLVEKGHVFIACPPLFKVENDNQVFYAYDEAGVEKIKQEQGWDKPKLQRYKGLGEMDAEQLWETTMNPATRKLLRVDLEDAQSADQTFNLLMGEEVKPRKDFIQANAKYALLDN
- the remB gene encoding extracellular matrix regulator RemB gives rise to the protein MYIHIGGEYQLPRKLIIAIIDIEQTKSLDKGSINEFFLALAEKNDMVELIDVDLPKSIVITLEKVYLSPISASTLRRRLKSDKMILPENTID